In Helianthus annuus cultivar XRQ/B chromosome 8, HanXRQr2.0-SUNRISE, whole genome shotgun sequence, a single genomic region encodes these proteins:
- the LOC110872385 gene encoding factor of DNA methylation 1 yields the protein MENSSGEESEFSDSEIADYKDKPYQQLRDGTLKVKYSNGILKCPFCAGKKKQNFKYKDLHQHASGVSKGSSNRNAKQKANHLALTLYLENELAHEAETPLKAAAPAAAATVSDKKDLFCWPWTGIVVNVVKEPDTEDDIENTGYWMKKFAKFKPEAIELLAADDANQSAQVLVRFNNDWIGFKNAMVFEKYFEASHHSKKEWSDAESPKDSKIYAWLARANDFELQGAIGDYLRANRELKTVADLDQEAVQTRNKAVVMLASEIDMRNENIDDLQIKFNQKSMSLSRMIEEKDNLHQAFYEETRKMQRLAREHVKRVLDEQEMLNAELEKRKKKLDAWSKELNKREALTEREKQKLDEEKQKNDMQNSSLHMASIEQKKADESVLRLVEEQKREKEEALKKVLELERQLDAKQKLEMEIEELKGKLQVMKHLGDEDDTAVQEQIKKMNDELQAKMEEMDGVEELNQTLVVKERQSNDELQEARKELIKGMQDMLGTRANIGVKRMGDIDLSAIHELTIKKLKERYDAEEAQIKVTELCSLWQDRLKNPDWHPMKVVAFDGAHKEVIDENDQLLKDLKAEWGTGVYDLVVTAYKEMNEYNPSGRYVISELWNFKENRKATLKEVISYILKNVKSLKRKRG from the exons ATGGAGAATAGTTCTGGTGAAGAGTCTGAGTTCAGTGATTCCGAGATTGCTGATTACAAAGATAAGCCGTATCAGCAGTTACGGGACGGAACACTAAAGGTTAAGTATTCGAATGGCATCCTTAAGTGTCCATTTTGTGCTGGGAAGAAGAAACAAAATTTCAAGTACAAAGATCTACATCAGCATGCTTCAGGAGTAAGCAAAGGTTCTTCTAATCGTAACGCAAAGCAAAAAGCTAATCATCTTGCTTTAACACTATACCTCGAGAATGAACTGGCACATGAGGCCGAAACACCGTTAAAAGCTGCAGCTCCCGCAGCTGCAGCTACAGTTTCTGATAAAAAGGATTTGTTTTGCTGGCCTTGGACCGGGATCGTGGTCAATGTGGTCAAAGAGCCCGATACTGAAGATGATATTGAAAACACCGGATACTGGATGAAAAAATTTGCAAAGTTTAAGCCTGAAGCGATTGAGCTGTTAGCAGCGGATGATGCAAACCAATCTGCACAAGTGTTGGTGAGGTTCAACAATGATTGGATTGGTTTCAAGAACGCTATGGTGTTTGAGAAATATTTTGAAGCTTCTCATCACAGTAAGAAAGAGTGGAGTGATGCTGAAAGTCCAAAAGATTCGAAAATTTACGCGTGGTTAGCTCGTGCAAATGATTTTGAGTTACAAGGTGCGATAGGAGATTATCTTCGCGCCAACAGAGAGCTGAAAACGGTAGCTGACCTTGATCAAGAAGCTGTACAAACCAGAAACAAAGCTGTGGTTATGTTAGCGAGTGAAATTGACATGAGGAATGAAAATATCGATGATTTGCAGATCAAGTTTAATCAGAAATCCATGTCTTTGAGTAGGATGATTGAAGAAAAAGATAACCTTCATCAAGCTTTCTATGAAG AGACAAGAAAAATGCAGCGGCTTGCGCGGGAACATGTTAAAAGGGTATTGGATGAACAAGAAATGTTGAATGCTGAGTTGGAGAAACGAAAGAAGAAACTTGATGCATGGAGCAAAGAGCTTAATAAGAGAGAAGCCCTAACAGAACGCGAGAAACAAAAACTAGACGAGGAGAAACAAAAG AATGACATGCAAAATAGTTCTCTGCATATGGCTTCTATAGAGCAGAAAAAAGCTGACGAGAGTGTCTTAAGGCTGGTTGAAGAACAAAAG agagagaaagaggagGCTTTGAAGAAAGTTCTTGAGTTAGAGAGACAGCTAGACGCCAAACAAAAACTAGAAATGGAAATTGAAGAACTGAAAGGGAAACTGCAGGTGATGAAACATTTGGGTGATGAAGATGATACTGCAGTTCAAGAACAGATTAAAAAGATGAATGATGAGCTGCAAGCAAAGATGGAAGAAATGGATGGCGTGGAAGAATTGAATCAAACCCTTGTTGTTAAAGAACGCCAAAGTAATGATGAATTGCAAGAAGCCCGCAAAGAGTTGATTAAG GGCATGCAAGATATGTTAGGTACACGTGCCAACATTGGCGTTAAGAGGATGGGAGATATCGATTTGAGTGCTATCCATGAGTTGACGATAAAGAAGCTCAAGGAGAGATATGACGCTGAAGAAGCACAAATCAAAGTCACCGAATTGTGCTCTTTGTGGCAAGACCGACTTAAAAATCCAGACTGGCATCCAATGAAAGTTGTTGCATTTGATGGTGCACATAAG GAAGTGATCGATGAGAACGATCAATTGCTAAAAGATCTAAAGGCAGAATGGGGGACTGGAGTCTATGATCTTGTTGTCACTGCATACAAGGAGATGAATGAATATAATCCTAGTGGCAGATATGTCATTAGTGAGCTCTGGAATTTTAAGGAAAACCGAAAAGCTACACTAAAGGAGGTTATCAGCTACATTCTGAAGAACGTGAAGAGCCTCAAACGGAAAAGGGGATGA
- the LOC110872388 gene encoding uncharacterized protein LOC110872388 → MLGFITFTNPRPIPLTNPISHHQSLISPIKTLNLPYSNSNFTNPKRFKAPFSENKEQLTENPNGNGGSGNGEEEDDLKKKKNNGGDERPRFNLKWSELLFDPDPDNVVAVGLTGVLAWASVQVLWQLFVISFAILIAAVKYSFIAAILIFILITLL, encoded by the coding sequence ATGTTAGGGTTCATAACCTTCACAAACCCTCGTCCAATTCCACTCACAAACCCAATTTCACACCACCAATCACTCATCTCACCGATCAAAACCCTCAATTTACCATATTCAAACTCCAATTTCACAAACCCTAAACGATTCAAAGCCCCATTCTCAGAAAACAAAGAACAATTGACCGAAAACCCTAACGGCAACGGCGGCAGTGGGAACGGAGAAGAAGAGGatgatctgaagaagaagaagaataacgGAGGAGATGAACGGCCGAGATTCAATTTGAAGTGGAGCGAGTTGTTGTTTGACCCGGATCCGGATAATGTTGTTGCGGTCGGGTTAACTGGGGTTTTGGCGTGGGCGAGTGTGCAAGTGTTGTGGCAGCTGTTTGTTATATCGTTTGCGATTCTGATTGCTGCTGTTAAGTACTCGTTTATTGCTGCTATTCTTATTTTTATTCTTATTACCCTGCTTTGa
- the LOC110872386 gene encoding galactinol synthase 2 — protein sequence MAPPTAKNANNQTSYGVLKANSLPRRAYVTFLAGDGDYWKGVVGLAKGLRKAQSVYPLVVAVLPDVPLHHRNMLLSQGCIIREIEPVYPLENPSGFVMPHYIVNYSKLRMWEFVEYSKMVYLDGDTMVFDNIDHLFDLPDGFFYAVMDCFCEKSWSHTNQYKVGYCQQSPKKVQWPEKELGPKPPPYFNAGVCVFEPNLSTYNLLLEKLKVAPTTRFAEQDFLNMFFRDVYKPIPNVYNLTLLMLWRHPDNVELEKIKVVHYTCAGEAKPWRVTGNEENMDREDVKMFVDKWWEIYNDDKLDYWRGSYTLTATESKPPLVINGRRNGRYAAGSMAA from the exons ATGGCTCCACCAACTGCTAAAAACGCCAACAACCAAACTAGTTATGGTGTCTTGAAGGCAAACAGCTTGCCTAGGCGTGCTTACGTCACATTCTTGGCTGGCGATGGTGACTACTGGAAAGGCGTGGTTGGTCTCGCTAAGGGTCTCCGGAAAGCGCAGTCGGTGTACCCGCTCGTGGTGGCTGTCCTGCCAGACGTACCGCTGCACCACCGAAACATGTTGTTGTCCCAAGGGTGTATCATTCGAGAGATTGAGCCGGTGTACCCGCTGGAAAACCCGAGTGGGTTCGTCATGCCGCACTACATCGTTAATTACTCCAAGCTCCGTATGTGGGAG TTTGTGGAATATAGCAAGATGGTATACCTGGATGGAGACACAATGGTGTTCGATAACATCGACCATCTGTTCGACTTGCCAGACGGCTTTTTCTACGCAGTTATGGACTGTTTCTGCGAGAAATCATGGAGCCACACCAACCAATACAAGGTTGGATACTGTCAACAGTCGCCCAAAAAGGTCCAGTGGCCAGAGAAAGAGCTCGGCCCAAAACCACCACCCTACTTCAACGCGGGAGTATGTGTCTTCGAACCAAATCTCTCCACCTACAACCTCCTGCTCGAAAAGTTAAAGGTGGCCCCAACAACACGTTTTGCCGAGCAAGATTTTCTGAACATGTTCTTTCGAGATGTTTACAAGCCTATCCCAAACGTCTACAACTTGACATTGTTGATGCTATGGCGCCATCCGGACAACGTGGAGCTAGAGAAGATCAAGGTGGTGCATTATACCTGTGCGGGCGAGGCCAAACCGTGGAGGGTTACTGGGAATGAGGAGAATATGGATAGGGAAGATGTTAAGATGTTTGTGGACAAGTGGTGGGAGATTTATAACGATGACAAGTTGGATTACTGGAGGGGCTCGTATACACTTACGGCGACCGAAAGTAAACCACCGTTGGTGATCAATGGACGGAGAAATGGTCGATATGCTGCCGGCTCAATGGCAGCTTAG